One Streptomyces sp. BA2 DNA window includes the following coding sequences:
- a CDS encoding transposase, translating into MRGRPRRWISIATLAAEEQTTLSGASSPGALPRPPCLCPPTARGPIVLAWDSLNVHKDARQRAFAEAHDWLTLFCLPPYAPDLRRVEGIWSVLRGTTRASRDFNDPDTFNRALHHGLRSIQYRTQATDAGSCLGTTVMHRVAADIRPPIALRGLLPDYDPAGVGDLQEWQLPRHHPYVCPNQAALSSSFARSMPPPASCAPRVDQEVDVRGFVRVLLLAGGRAVPPSRRAVLDGFAAGQEGVGWSGPDRFRPRDRLAVTVQDGESGLASILAARPFRGPPFPPQLDSQAVVGDVVQSRVFATSRRQACCGFPAEQQAITPRCIIAGQRVARTTIHACMTATTHVSVNIVSNESTTLSMYVSTVATTNVFLPATDERTSLAGLSATLQQTMYGWK; encoded by the coding sequence GTGCGAGGCCGTCCACGACGATGGATCTCGATTGCCACATTGGCCGCGGAAGAGCAAACGACACTCAGTGGCGCATCTTCACCTGGAGCGCTACCGCGACCTCCTTGCCTGTGCCCACCAACAGCCCGCGGACCAATCGTCCTGGCCTGGGACAGCCTCAACGTGCACAAGGACGCCCGGCAACGAGCCTTCGCCGAGGCCCACGACTGGCTGACGCTCTTCTGTCTCCCGCCGTATGCCCCCGACCTCAGACGCGTCGAGGGCATCTGGTCGGTACTGCGAGGAACAACCCGGGCCAGCAGAGACTTCAACGATCCCGACACCTTCAACCGAGCACTCCACCACGGTCTCCGCAGTATCCAGTACCGCACCCAGGCCACCGACGCGGGAAGCTGCCTCGGGACCACGGTCATGCACCGTGTCGCAGCCGATATACGTCCACCGATTGCCCTGCGGGGACTTCTCCCCGACTATGACCCAGCCGGTGTGGGCGATCTGCAAGAGTGGCAGCTGCCGAGACACCACCCCTACGTCTGCCCAAACCAGGCGGCTCTCTCTTCGAGCTTTGCACGGAGCATGCCGCCTCCGGCGTCGTGTGCGCCCCGAGTCGACCAAGAAGTCGATGTACGGGGCTTCGTACGTGTTCTGCTCCTGGCAGGCGGCCGAGCAGTGCCTCCATCACGACGCGCGGTTCTCGATGGCTTTGCAGCTGGACAGGAGGGTGTGGGGTGGTCGGGCCCAGATCGGTTCCGACCTCGAGACCGCCTGGCGGTCACTGTCCAAGACGGGGAGAGTGGGCTGGCTTCGATCCTTGCGGCGAGGCCCTTCAGGGGCCCGCCCTTTCCTCCCCAGCTTGATAGCCAGGCCGTCGTCGGAGACGTGGTTCAGTCGCGCGTCTTCGCTACCTCTCGCCGCCAGGCCTGTTGCGGCTTTCCCGCTGAACAACAGGCGATCACCCCAAGATGCATCATTGCTGGTCAGAGAGTTGCGCGTACAACGATACATGCATGCATGACTGCAACAACTCATGTTTCAGTAAATATTGTGTCCAATGAATCAACTACTCTCTCTATGTATGTCTCTACTGTCGCTACGACTAATGTTTTCTTACCTGCTACAGATGAAAGAACATCTCTTGCAGGTTTATCTGCAACGCTGCAACAAACCATGTATGGATGGAAGTAG
- a CDS encoding bifunctional DNA primase/polymerase, which translates to MAPELRPSCSESTERAPGSLTAAPLLATAKWCAGNGWPVHPLAPGRKTPAGNCEACRQHGHSSTGCACLVQGRWCHGFRAATLNPDRIDQWWGNNPDFGVGVACGPAGLVIIDIDVHHLPLPARDRVLPGINIADRVDLTGLSNGFHTLAVLAALRDAASPADDETTLRVRTPSGGLHVWYRTQGGQRWQCSTGSSPNRALAWQVDVRAHGGYIVAPGTVTDAGTYTPLSGTREPAPLPDWLAGELGRTGHIPSLHTPVPRPVPPRARQAVVAAGGGGNAASRALAMVLADVADCSAMPEGAAFSEKLNRAAYTAGGLVAAGHMTEAEAEQVLKASADLARPGQERRSHSIISSGMSAGSLRPLFLGSRT; encoded by the coding sequence ATGGCTCCTGAGCTGCGGCCTTCGTGCAGCGAATCAACCGAGAGAGCCCCTGGTTCGTTAACCGCTGCGCCGCTGCTGGCCACTGCCAAGTGGTGTGCGGGCAACGGATGGCCTGTCCATCCGCTGGCCCCGGGCCGCAAGACCCCTGCGGGGAACTGTGAAGCGTGCCGTCAGCACGGCCACTCCAGCACCGGGTGCGCCTGTCTCGTCCAGGGTCGCTGGTGTCACGGTTTCCGCGCCGCTACCCTTAACCCTGACCGCATTGACCAGTGGTGGGGTAATAATCCCGACTTCGGCGTCGGAGTCGCCTGCGGCCCTGCAGGACTCGTGATCATCGACATTGACGTGCACCACCTGCCCCTGCCAGCTCGGGACCGAGTCTTGCCTGGAATCAATATCGCCGACCGCGTCGATCTCACAGGGCTGTCCAATGGCTTCCACACTCTTGCAGTCCTGGCTGCCCTGCGAGACGCCGCCAGCCCGGCTGACGATGAAACGACTCTGCGCGTGCGCACCCCGTCCGGAGGGCTCCATGTGTGGTACCGCACCCAAGGCGGCCAGCGATGGCAGTGTTCCACTGGCTCCAGCCCCAACCGGGCTCTTGCCTGGCAGGTTGATGTCCGCGCGCACGGGGGCTACATCGTCGCCCCCGGCACCGTCACCGATGCTGGCACCTACACCCCGCTCAGCGGCACCCGAGAGCCGGCACCCCTGCCCGACTGGTTAGCCGGGGAATTAGGGCGAACCGGCCATATTCCTTCCCTCCACACCCCTGTTCCGCGCCCGGTACCACCCCGCGCCCGACAGGCAGTTGTCGCCGCCGGGGGCGGCGGAAACGCTGCCTCACGGGCTCTTGCCATGGTCCTGGCAGACGTTGCCGACTGCTCTGCTATGCCAGAGGGGGCAGCCTTCTCGGAGAAGCTCAACCGCGCCGCGTATACCGCTGGAGGCCTCGTCGCCGCGGGGCACATGACCGAGGCCGAGGCAGAACAAGTCCTCAAGGCGTCCGCTGATCTCGCACGCCCCGGGCAGGAACGCCGGTCCCACTCGATCATCAGCAGCGGCATGAGCGCTGGATCCCTGCGCCCCCTCTTCCTTGGAAGCCGCACATGA
- a CDS encoding ParA family protein, which translates to MKVIAVATQKGGVGKTSTTVNLAAGLSLAGARVLAVDLDPQAQAGTAVGVNLSGEDQLARSLGWIIQARLQGMRMDLSNLWFDRSELLSEFEDAGTLHLLACEESTMTAAQDLIHKKGYQSTPILRRILLDVEDFFDFVIIDTPPAVSSLSATALAAADYVITVSIPEYPALKGAAATRGTVRYVKDRTGGECDPQFLGAVLNRSNPPSRWKSQEVNVRNGLLDNDLAPFITDIRTDNRISDSFAFGVPSVIRYASHGPGKMYGQLMGQIVERIQQPREKWEMPERIESEAPGE; encoded by the coding sequence ATGAAAGTCATCGCCGTGGCAACACAAAAGGGAGGGGTGGGGAAGACCAGCACGACGGTCAATCTGGCTGCCGGGCTGTCACTCGCCGGCGCACGCGTGCTCGCTGTCGACCTAGACCCCCAGGCCCAGGCCGGCACGGCCGTGGGCGTCAATCTCTCGGGGGAGGACCAACTCGCCCGCTCATTGGGGTGGATCATCCAGGCCCGACTGCAGGGCATGCGCATGGACCTCTCGAATCTGTGGTTCGACCGCAGCGAGCTCCTGAGCGAGTTCGAGGACGCCGGCACTCTGCATCTGCTCGCCTGCGAAGAATCCACGATGACTGCCGCTCAGGACCTCATCCACAAGAAGGGGTACCAGTCCACCCCGATCCTGCGGCGGATACTCCTTGACGTCGAAGACTTCTTCGACTTCGTCATCATCGACACCCCGCCGGCAGTGTCCTCTCTCTCTGCCACGGCCTTGGCAGCAGCGGACTACGTCATCACGGTCTCCATCCCCGAGTACCCGGCCCTCAAGGGTGCTGCCGCCACGCGCGGCACCGTCCGATACGTCAAGGACCGCACGGGTGGAGAGTGCGATCCCCAGTTCCTGGGCGCCGTCCTGAACCGCTCCAACCCGCCTTCCAGGTGGAAGAGCCAAGAGGTCAACGTGCGCAACGGCCTGCTCGACAACGACCTGGCCCCGTTCATCACCGACATCCGCACGGACAACCGGATCAGCGATTCCTTCGCCTTCGGGGTTCCGTCGGTGATCCGGTATGCGAGCCACGGCCCGGGCAAGATGTACGGCCAGCTGATGGGGCAGATCGTTGAGCGTATCCAGCAGCCTCGTGAGAAGTGGGAGATGCCGGAACGCATCGAGAGCGAGGCTCCGGGTGAGTGA
- a CDS encoding DivIVA domain-containing protein, translating into MTPNDIRQRKFTTVLFRQGYDEKEVDAFLDDVEVEVSRLRRRVEELEFELVVTRQRDLNGYDDPQLNSPTVPPRSFHEDAAGQGETPSTEDCCSVGVLRLAQQTADQAIAEARADANRIIAEAEGLADRLRQEAHASAYAMERKASALRGFERDCRSRLKTYLQSQLHQLDYYESSEATPSWPRPAEARESMAWSGPFA; encoded by the coding sequence TTGACCCCCAACGACATCCGGCAGCGAAAGTTCACGACGGTACTGTTCAGGCAAGGCTATGACGAGAAAGAGGTCGATGCCTTTCTCGATGACGTCGAGGTGGAAGTGAGCAGGCTTCGCCGGAGAGTCGAGGAGCTGGAGTTCGAACTTGTCGTCACAAGACAGAGGGATCTCAACGGATATGACGACCCCCAGCTCAACTCGCCGACTGTCCCTCCCCGGAGTTTTCATGAAGATGCCGCGGGCCAGGGGGAGACACCGTCGACCGAGGACTGCTGCAGCGTAGGTGTTCTGCGCCTAGCCCAGCAAACGGCGGATCAGGCCATCGCCGAAGCTCGAGCCGACGCCAACCGAATCATTGCTGAGGCAGAGGGTCTCGCCGACAGACTCCGCCAGGAAGCCCACGCCAGCGCATACGCGATGGAGCGAAAGGCTAGCGCGCTACGTGGGTTCGAGCGTGACTGCCGGAGTCGGCTGAAGACATACCTTCAGAGCCAACTCCATCAATTGGACTACTACGAATCCTCTGAGGCGACTCCCAGTTGGCCCCGGCCGGCGGAAGCTCGAGAATCCATGGCGTGGTCTGGGCCCTTTGCGTGA
- a CDS encoding DUF2637 domain-containing protein, which yields MVMSVVSLGGLISYETLHVLGTSDLPQGVAHWWPLLIYGPWIVACLTILRSALHGRSTKGSSWTIMIFFSLINATLCAVNALGDAVTATVAGLPPIAALACLHQLVDQLTHKVTRIPDSR from the coding sequence ATGGTCATGTCCGTCGTTTCTCTCGGAGGATTGATTTCATATGAGACCCTCCATGTCCTCGGCACATCAGATCTACCGCAAGGCGTAGCACACTGGTGGCCGCTGCTGATTTATGGGCCTTGGATTGTCGCCTGCCTGACAATTCTACGATCGGCTTTGCACGGGCGGTCAACCAAAGGGTCTTCATGGACCATCATGATTTTCTTTTCCTTGATCAATGCCACGCTATGCGCGGTGAACGCACTGGGCGACGCGGTCACCGCAACTGTGGCTGGCCTTCCACCTATCGCAGCCCTCGCCTGTCTACATCAACTTGTGGACCAGCTGACTCATAAGGTGACGCGGATCCCGGATTCCCGTTAG
- a CDS encoding ImmA/IrrE family metallo-endopeptidase — protein MSAFDPEAEIEQMGIPIYYLNLQDTIAAWDAEHRKVYCTLGLSSAQRRSALCHELGHITLGHRECMFGGSTPVAAIVQERSAELWAARKLISVVELAIARDSGLPRRTIAQAYGVTERMYHARLLAEEEDERRWLSPLDLYR, from the coding sequence GTGAGTGCGTTCGACCCCGAAGCCGAGATTGAGCAAATGGGGATCCCCATTTACTACCTCAATCTCCAGGACACGATCGCCGCCTGGGATGCTGAACACCGCAAGGTCTACTGCACTCTTGGGCTCAGTAGTGCGCAAAGGCGCTCTGCACTCTGTCACGAGCTCGGCCACATTACGCTCGGGCACCGGGAATGCATGTTCGGTGGCAGTACTCCAGTTGCTGCCATCGTTCAGGAGCGGAGTGCGGAACTGTGGGCTGCCCGGAAGCTGATCAGCGTCGTTGAACTCGCCATCGCCCGGGATTCCGGGCTCCCCAGGAGAACCATCGCCCAGGCCTACGGGGTCACTGAACGCATGTATCACGCGCGTCTCTTAGCCGAGGAAGAAGACGAGCGACGTTGGCTCAGCCCTCTGGACCTATACCGCTGA
- a CDS encoding DUF6009 family protein, with amino-acid sequence MSALIAEDEISHEAELVWLEDTTELDYVRQSLDRLPNRRSRPPYHRDGRMVGYALLAPAAKPSRSSGTFRRRVFWLLPHDRDAEPQGLYSTGAPAEAVDPRTLAPGRKGCKTERSEGGPLSSAMRELGITLPH; translated from the coding sequence ATGAGCGCCCTCATCGCAGAGGACGAGATCAGCCACGAGGCCGAACTCGTCTGGCTTGAGGACACCACCGAACTGGACTACGTCCGGCAGAGCCTCGACCGGCTCCCCAACCGCCGAAGCCGTCCCCCATACCACCGCGACGGCCGCATGGTTGGCTACGCCTTGCTCGCGCCGGCAGCGAAACCTTCTCGTTCGTCGGGAACTTTCCGCCGACGGGTGTTTTGGCTCCTGCCACACGATCGAGACGCCGAGCCCCAAGGTCTTTACTCCACGGGAGCACCGGCCGAGGCTGTCGACCCACGCACCCTGGCCCCCGGCCGCAAGGGCTGCAAGACGGAACGGTCCGAAGGCGGCCCGCTCTCCTCCGCGATGCGGGAATTGGGCATAACCCTTCCCCACTAG
- a CDS encoding DNA primase family protein: MTLNGNDDILLGFDPRAVAAQILDQTSAPPQERVPASSGTVTSGGLLPDTLTDRGNAKLFVKLYANDYRHVPGLGWYRWDSARWQIDEDDTVLWAAGDLAESIATTDPRGLHTTTALQQHRRRALSTSGMNAMLTQAKSAPGMVLNASLLDADPYALCTPSGIVDLRTGLVRTPDPNKDFHSHSTSAGPQSMPTPRWSRFLTDTFGDGPEDAAMIDFLHVLLGYSITGDVGGQVMPFLFGSGKNGKSVLLDVLMKLLGDYADAAPPGFLMARPYEGHPTDLAELHGRRVIVCSEVKPGDKFDEARVKLLTGGDRIKARRMRQDFFSFAPTHHLWLLGNHRPEVGTGGFAFWRRMRLIPFERVVSDNRKIDNLADILVTEEGPGILNWLIDGARRYLGGDKDLTGPERVRIATNAYAETEDHTGRFLSECCTLHPAHREEQAHLYAVYRSWCQNEGAPAISSRAFAARVRDVVGLTSPKEMILSNQRKYYPGIGLLADEERA, translated from the coding sequence ATGACCCTCAACGGGAACGATGACATCCTTCTCGGATTCGATCCCCGAGCTGTGGCGGCGCAGATCCTGGATCAGACATCTGCCCCCCCGCAAGAAAGGGTGCCCGCCTCTTCAGGGACAGTCACGTCAGGCGGACTGCTCCCAGACACCCTCACTGATCGCGGCAACGCCAAGCTCTTCGTCAAGCTCTACGCCAACGACTACCGGCATGTGCCCGGTCTTGGCTGGTACCGCTGGGACAGTGCACGCTGGCAGATCGACGAGGATGACACCGTCCTGTGGGCCGCCGGAGACCTGGCAGAGAGCATCGCCACCACCGATCCCCGCGGACTCCACACCACGACCGCGTTACAGCAACACCGGCGCCGAGCGCTCAGCACCAGCGGCATGAACGCCATGCTGACCCAAGCCAAGTCCGCCCCTGGCATGGTCCTCAACGCCTCACTGCTCGACGCCGACCCGTACGCCCTCTGTACGCCCTCGGGCATCGTCGACTTGCGAACTGGCCTGGTCCGAACCCCGGACCCGAACAAGGACTTCCACTCCCACTCCACCTCGGCCGGGCCACAGTCCATGCCCACCCCGCGGTGGAGCCGGTTCCTCACCGACACCTTCGGCGACGGACCCGAAGACGCGGCAATGATCGACTTCCTGCACGTCCTCCTCGGGTACTCCATCACGGGCGACGTCGGCGGCCAGGTCATGCCCTTCCTGTTCGGCTCGGGCAAGAACGGCAAGTCCGTCCTTCTGGACGTTCTCATGAAACTGCTGGGGGACTACGCCGATGCCGCCCCACCGGGCTTCCTCATGGCGCGCCCCTATGAAGGCCACCCCACAGACCTGGCCGAACTCCATGGCCGCCGAGTCATCGTGTGCAGCGAGGTCAAACCGGGAGACAAGTTCGATGAAGCCCGCGTCAAACTGCTCACCGGCGGAGACCGCATCAAGGCCCGCCGGATGCGACAGGACTTCTTCAGCTTCGCGCCCACGCACCATCTCTGGCTGCTCGGCAACCACCGGCCCGAGGTCGGCACCGGCGGCTTCGCGTTCTGGCGCCGCATGCGCCTCATCCCCTTCGAACGCGTCGTCTCCGACAACCGTAAGATCGACAACCTGGCGGACATCCTCGTCACAGAGGAAGGCCCAGGCATCCTTAACTGGCTCATCGACGGCGCGCGCCGCTACCTCGGCGGGGACAAGGACCTCACCGGCCCTGAACGGGTGCGCATCGCCACCAACGCCTATGCGGAAACGGAAGACCACACGGGCCGCTTCCTCAGCGAATGCTGCACCCTTCACCCCGCCCACCGCGAGGAACAGGCGCACCTCTACGCCGTGTACCGGTCCTGGTGTCAGAATGAAGGTGCGCCCGCAATTTCATCCCGAGCCTTCGCTGCCCGGGTCCGTGATGTGGTTGGACTCACCTCGCCCAAGGAGATGATCCTGTCCAATCAGCGGAAGTATTACCCTGGGATCGGCTTGCTTGCCGACGAGGAGAGAGCATGA
- a CDS encoding ATP-binding cassette domain-containing protein, with translation MSLLDVNNVSYSYDGVVNVLSEVSFTVEEGTIVGLVGPNGSGKSTLIKNIFDLVRLQSGSVRIGGHEHAGPEAKLLAMYLSSNDYLPEFLTAREYIAMVGNLFGLRVDHNEALGLFGKFSMDGRYDDLIEDYSHGMRKKTQLVSALTIRPPLIIIDETLNGIDLEALRFAEKEFSRARGEGRAILLCTHDFAVLERLADRTLFVDLGHVVYDEPTKDLVKEFGSLAAMVYDYLEASQW, from the coding sequence GTGTCTCTCCTGGATGTCAACAATGTCAGCTACTCCTACGACGGCGTCGTCAACGTCCTGTCGGAGGTGTCCTTCACGGTCGAGGAGGGCACGATCGTCGGTCTCGTCGGGCCCAACGGCTCCGGCAAATCCACGCTGATCAAGAATATTTTCGATCTCGTACGCCTTCAGTCCGGGTCAGTCAGGATCGGCGGCCATGAGCACGCCGGGCCCGAGGCGAAGCTGCTGGCCATGTATCTGTCCAGCAACGACTATCTTCCCGAGTTCCTCACCGCCCGCGAATACATTGCCATGGTGGGCAATCTGTTCGGCCTCCGTGTTGACCACAATGAGGCCCTTGGCCTGTTCGGCAAGTTTTCCATGGACGGCCGCTACGACGACCTCATCGAGGACTACTCACACGGCATGCGCAAGAAGACGCAGTTGGTGTCCGCCCTCACCATCCGCCCGCCGCTCATCATCATTGACGAGACTCTCAACGGCATCGACCTGGAAGCACTGCGCTTCGCCGAGAAGGAATTCAGCCGAGCCCGCGGCGAGGGCCGCGCGATCCTGCTGTGCACGCACGATTTCGCCGTGCTGGAGCGCCTGGCCGACAGGACACTCTTCGTTGACCTCGGGCACGTGGTGTACGACGAGCCGACGAAGGACCTGGTCAAAGAGTTCGGATCACTGGCCGCCATGGTGTACGACTATCTCGAAGCGTCCCAGTGGTGA
- a CDS encoding ANTAR domain-containing protein has protein sequence MSNFTVTDFMAPLGPEGPGPSPEWLQRCAALLDVDGAAVSLGRGLTELVCFSDEKSARLDDLQFTLGEGPGVDSAENGALYLVGDLQQDPGMRWPVFASEASAQGVRAVFAFPLRLGTIRLGTLVGHRGTAGPIRKEAVSYGFTISDALALFVLAYEAPANEGGRTQRYSPFGDLRRAVVHQATGMVSEQLGLPLPNALVRIRAYAFAHGQPIMLVARGIVDGRVRLPS, from the coding sequence ATGTCTAATTTCACCGTGACCGACTTCATGGCCCCTTTGGGGCCGGAAGGTCCAGGTCCGTCGCCTGAATGGTTGCAGCGTTGCGCTGCCCTGCTCGATGTGGACGGTGCAGCAGTTTCGTTGGGCCGGGGCCTCACTGAGTTGGTGTGCTTCAGCGATGAAAAGAGCGCCCGCCTGGACGACTTGCAGTTCACTCTGGGTGAAGGGCCGGGAGTGGACTCTGCGGAGAATGGTGCTCTGTACCTGGTCGGCGATCTGCAGCAGGATCCTGGCATGAGATGGCCGGTGTTTGCGTCTGAGGCGTCGGCGCAAGGTGTGCGGGCGGTGTTCGCCTTTCCGCTGAGGCTCGGTACAATCCGCCTCGGGACGCTGGTGGGGCACCGGGGCACGGCCGGACCGATAAGGAAAGAGGCGGTCTCATACGGCTTTACTATCTCCGATGCGCTTGCCTTGTTCGTCCTGGCGTATGAAGCACCGGCCAATGAGGGCGGCCGCACCCAGCGGTATTCCCCGTTCGGCGATCTACGCCGCGCGGTGGTTCACCAGGCGACTGGGATGGTCAGTGAACAGCTGGGGCTGCCCCTGCCTAACGCATTGGTGCGGATCCGCGCTTACGCTTTTGCCCACGGCCAACCGATCATGCTTGTTGCCCGCGGCATCGTCGATGGGCGAGTACGTCTACCCAGCTAG